CGATCGTGGTGATCAGCCCGGACGGCCGGATTCACCGGGCGAACCTGCTCGGTACGAGCGCCGACGGCGTCGCCGTACTGCAGCCGATCGGGCAGTTCGACGGTACGCCGGTGCAGCTCGCGCCGGCCGATCCCGAACCGAAGGCGGAGCGCGCGCTGATCGGGTACACCGCCGCAGGCAAGGCGACGATCCAGTCGATCGGATCGGCCGCCGAGCCGAAGGCGCTCGAATCGGTGCTGAACGCCGCCAAACTCGGCGGGCCGGTCGTGGACAAGTCCGGTCGCCTGGCCGGCCTGGTCGTCGGCGACACCGTGCAGACCAGCACGATCGTCCCGCTCGGCACCCTGCGTGGGTACGCGGCGACCGTGCCGACCGGGATCAGCGCGGCGGCCGGTGGATCGTGCGACCGGTCCCGCGGCCCGCAGAGCGCGGTCGCGCCGGAGCTCCAGGTCGCGCGTACCGGACTGGCCACGGAAGCGCAGCGCCTGCTCGGCAACTACCTGACCCTGGAGAACCAGCACGACTTCGCCGGCCTGCAGTCGCTGTACTCGGACCGGCTGGCCAAGACCCTGACCGAGGCCCGCGACCGGCAGAGCCACCAGACGTCGTACTTCTTCGGCCCCAATCTCACCGAGGTGAGCGCCGACGGCGACGGCGCGTACGCGCGACTGGCCTACAACGTGCTGTTCTCGCCGACGGCGGCGGGCGCCAGCGGGCGGACCTGCAACCGGCTGGACGTGCGCTACAAGCTGGTCCGGGCGGACGGGAAACTCGTCATCGACGAGGCCCGGCAGATGACCGACCCGGTCGCCTGCGACAGCCGATGAACAGCCGGTGACCGGATGGTGGGTCCACCCGCGCGCCGAAATCCGGACGGGGTACCATCGACTCAGCGGGCACAGCGCGGTGCTCTGAAAATCATGAGCCCCTACCGCTTCTGCAGGAGATTCCTCCATGACTGACGTAACCCGGCCCGTCGTCCTGATCGCCGAAGAGCTCAGCCCGGCCACCGTCGAGGCGCTCGGCCCCGACTTCGAGATCCGCCACGCCAACGGCGCCGACCGCGCCGAACTGATCCCGGCCATCGCCGACGTCGACGCCATCCTGATCCGCAGCGCCACCAAGGTGGACGCCGAGGCGCTCGCCGCCGCGAAGAAGCTGAAGGTCGTCGCCCGCGCCGGCGTCGGCCTGGACAACGTGGACGTGAAGGCCGCCACCCAGGCCGGGGTGATGGTCGTGAACGCGCCGACCTCCAACATCACCAGCGCCGCCGAGCTCGCCGTCGCCCTGCTGCTCGCCTCCGCGCGGCGAGTCCCGGCCGCGAACGAGTCGCTCAAGAAGGGCGAGTGGAAGCGCAGCAAGTACTCCGGTGTCGAGCTGTTCGAGAAGACCGTCGGCATCGTCGGCCTCGGCAAGATCGGCGTACTGGTCGCGCAGCGGCTGGCCGCTTTCGGCATGAACGTGATCGCCTACGACCCGTACGTACAGGCCGGCCGGGCCGCGCAGATGGGTGTCCGGCTCGCCTCGCTGGACGAGCTGCTGGCGGCCAGTGACTTCATCTCGGTGCACCTGCCGAAGACCCCGGAGACCATCGGCCTGATCGGTGACGAGCAGCTGCACAAGGTCAAGCCCGAGGTCATCATCGTGAACGCGGCCCGCGGCGGCATCGTCGACGAGCAGGCGCTGTACAGCGCGCTCAAGGAGGGCCGGGTGGCCGGCGCCGGGCTGGACGTGTTCGCGTCCGAGCCGTGCACCGACTCGCCGCTGTTCGAGTTCGAGAACGTCGTCGTCACGCCGCACCTCGGCGCGTCCACCGACGAGGCGCAGGAGAAGGCGGGCATCGCGGTCGCGAAGTCGGTCCGGCTGGCGCTGTCGGGTGAGCTCGTACCGGACGCGGTGAACGTCCAGGGTGGCGTGATCGCCGAGGACGTCCGCCCGGGTATCGGGCTGACCGAGAAGCTGGGCCGGATCTTCACCGCGCTCGCCGGTGGCGTCGCGCAGCAGCTCGACGTCGAGGTCCGCGGCGAGATCACCCAGTACGACGTGAAGGTGCTCGAACTTGCCGCCCTCAAGGGTGTCTTCGCGGACGTGGTCGAGGACAACGTCTCGTACGTGAACGCGCCGCTGCTGGCGGCCGAGCGGGGCCTCGAAGTACGCCTCGTCACCGACCACGACAGCCCCGAGCACCGGAACCTGATCACCCTGCGCGGCACGCTCGCCGACGGCGTACAGGTGTCGGTGTCGGGCACGCTGGTCGGCGTCCGGCAGTCGGAGCGGCTGGTCGAGATCGACGGGTTCGACGTCGAGATCGAGCTCGCCGCGCACCTCGCGTTCCTCACCTACGAGGACCGGCCGGGCGCGGTCGGTCAGATCGGCCGGATTCTCGGTGACGCCGACGTGAACATCGCCGGCATGCAGGTCAGCCGGGACCGCAAGGGCGGCAAGGCGCTGGTGGCGCTCTCGGTCGACTCGAAGATCGAGCCGGCGGTGCTGGACGACATCACCGGCGCGGTGCAGGCGGCGACCGCCCGTACGGTGGACCTCGAGGCCTGACGCGATCGAACAACTGCTTTACTGAAAGCGGTCTGCCGCCCGCAGGCGCATGGCGGCAGACAAGGGCCCGAGCTCAATAGCTCGGGCCCGCTTTCTTTCCACCCCATTTCAGTGGTTAACGTCTGAGATGGGCCCTTCGCCAGCAGCATGCGTAGCAGTAACGGGCTGTTTCGGACGTTCACCACTCAAATGGTCAGCGGCGGGTGGCCAGGAGGACGGCGGCGTCGGGGGCGACCATTACCTCGGCGGTGGTGAAGCGGTTGTCCATCAGCCATTCCTGGCGAAGCGTGTCGACCCGGCCCTCGTACATGGGTGGCCAGACCGCCGACGGGGTGAAGTCGTCGAGGACCACGAACCCGCCGGGCTCGACGACGTCGGCGATCACGTCGCGGGCGGACAGCTTCGCCTCGCGCGCGTCCACGAACAGCAGCGCGAACGGCCCGCGCTCGATCAGCGCCGTCCAGTCCGCCGAGACGACCTCGATCCGCTCGTCGTCGGCGAACAGTTCCGCGACCGCCTTCGCCAGCTGCGGGTCGCTCTCCGCGGTGACGATGGTGGTCCGGTCGCCGGCGCCGCTGCGCAGCCAGGCCGAGCCGACGCCGCAGCCGGTGCCGAGCTCGCCGAGCAGGCCGGTCTTGGACGCGGCCAGGGTGGCCAGCAGGCGGCCGGTTTCGTTCCGGGTGGAGCTGACGAAGCCGCGCCGGCCGGACAGGCTGAGGGCCGCGGAGACCAGCGGCGGCAGTTCTGGAGGAGCACTCACGGGCTGAGACTGGCACAGGTCGGGGCCGGTACCAGCACTGTCATCTCACATGATGGGATGTCGTGCCCGCATTGTGGTGAAATAGTCGGACGCCAGAGTAAATTCGTGCGCACCCTGCCGCCCACGTCGTCTTTGGGAGGAGCAGCATGTACGACATGTATCCAGCCAACTGGCCGGCGATCGACGCCCGCGAACGGAAGGCGACCCGCCGTCGCCGGACCGCGCGCCCGGCGAGCGACGAGGTCAGGGCTGTCCAAGAGGCCATGAACCGCCGTGACAATGGGGGAGAACCCAAGAAGTGAGCGAGACGAAGAACTTCACGCTGGCAGTCGTCCCGGGTGACGGGATCGGGCCCGAGGTGACCACCGAGGCGCTCAAGGTCCTGGACGCGGTAGCGGCACGGCACGGCGTGACGTTCGACCGGACCGAGTACGGCCTGGGCGCGAAGCGCTGGCACGCCACCGGCGAGACGCTGCCGGACGCGGAGCTGGCCGAGATCCGCAAGCACGACGCGATCCTGCTCGGCGCGGTCGGTGACCCGAGCGTCCCGTCCGGCGTCCTCGAGCGCGGTCTGCTGCTCAAGCTCCGGTTCACCCTCGACCACTACGTGAACCTGCGGCCGTCGAAGATCTACCCGTCGGTCGGCTCCCCGCTGGCGAACCCGGGCACCGTCGACTTCGTCGTCGTCCGCGAAGGCACCGAGGGCCCGTACGTCGGCAACGGCGGCGCGCTCCGGGTCGGTACGCCGGCCGAGATCGCCACCGAGGTGTCGGTGAACACCGCGTACGGCGTCGAGCGCGTCGTCCGCGATGCGTTCGCCCGGGCGCAGGCACGGCCGCGGAAGAAGCTCACCCTCGTACACAAGAACAACGTGCTGGTGCATGCCGGCCACCTGTGGAAGCGGACCGTCGACGCGGTCGCGACCGAGTTCCCGGAGATCACCGTCGACTACCTGCACGTGGACGCGGCGACGATCTTCCTGGTCACCGACCCGGCCCGGTTCGACGTGATCGTCACCGACAACCTGTTCGGCGACATCATCACCGACCTGGCCGCGGCGATCAGCGGCGGGATCGGGCTGGCCGCGAGCGGGAACATCAACCCGGACCGGACCGCGCCGAGCATGTTCGAGCCGGTGCACGGCTCCGCGCCGGACATCGCCGGCCAGCAGAAGGCCGACCCGACCGCGGCGATCCTGTCCGCAGGCCTGCTCTGCGAGCACCTCGGCCTGACCGAGGCGGCCCGGGCGATCGAGGCGGCCGTCGAGGCCGACATCGAGGAGCGCACCGGCAGCATCCGGAGCACCGCCGAGATCGGTGACGCGATCACCAAGCGCGCGGCGGGCTGACCCGATGCCGAACGGTGTGCCTACGGATGACGCCGCCGGAAGTTCTGTCAGGGGCGCTGCCGGCCCTGGCGGCAGGTGTGCCGCCCGCCGGCACGCTCGCCTGACCAGTTGGTCGAGAGGTACGGTGCGGCTATGAGCAGCGAGCTGCAGTTCACCGTTGAGCCAACCACCCATCCGGCCAGCGACGACCAGCGCGCCCAGATCCTGGCGAACCCGGGATTCGGGCAGTACTTCTCCGACCACATGGCGATCGCCACCTGGACGGCCGAGAAGGGCTGGCACGACGCTCGGATCACCGCCTTCGGGCCGCTGGAGCTGTCTCCGGCGACCTCGGTGTTCCACTACGCCCAGACCATTTTCGAAGGGATGAAGGCGTACCGGCATCCCGACGACTCGATCCACCTGTTCCGCCCGGAGGCGAACGCGGCCCGGTTCCAGCGGTCCGCGCACCGGCTCGCGCTGCCGGAGTTGCCGACCGAGGTGTTCGTCGACTCCCTGCACAAGCTGGTGGAGCTCGACAAGGCCTGGGTGCCCGGCGGTGGCGAGACCTCGCTGTACCTGCGTCCGTT
The genomic region above belongs to Kribbella solani and contains:
- a CDS encoding trypsin-like peptidase domain-containing protein encodes the protein MVEDGGGGLPRPPRRVPAGAGALTQLEAPARSSGAPPPRGPWIFGRFLAGLVVLLVVVAGGAGAGWYVRAQTLRIDTSQVLKNVRPAVVRVLATTCAGTGEGSGVLIDGGRVLTATSAINQPLSIVVISPDGRIHRANLLGTSADGVAVLQPIGQFDGTPVQLAPADPEPKAERALIGYTAAGKATIQSIGSAAEPKALESVLNAAKLGGPVVDKSGRLAGLVVGDTVQTSTIVPLGTLRGYAATVPTGISAAAGGSCDRSRGPQSAVAPELQVARTGLATEAQRLLGNYLTLENQHDFAGLQSLYSDRLAKTLTEARDRQSHQTSYFFGPNLTEVSADGDGAYARLAYNVLFSPTAAGASGRTCNRLDVRYKLVRADGKLVIDEARQMTDPVACDSR
- the serA gene encoding phosphoglycerate dehydrogenase, coding for MTDVTRPVVLIAEELSPATVEALGPDFEIRHANGADRAELIPAIADVDAILIRSATKVDAEALAAAKKLKVVARAGVGLDNVDVKAATQAGVMVVNAPTSNITSAAELAVALLLASARRVPAANESLKKGEWKRSKYSGVELFEKTVGIVGLGKIGVLVAQRLAAFGMNVIAYDPYVQAGRAAQMGVRLASLDELLAASDFISVHLPKTPETIGLIGDEQLHKVKPEVIIVNAARGGIVDEQALYSALKEGRVAGAGLDVFASEPCTDSPLFEFENVVVTPHLGASTDEAQEKAGIAVAKSVRLALSGELVPDAVNVQGGVIAEDVRPGIGLTEKLGRIFTALAGGVAQQLDVEVRGEITQYDVKVLELAALKGVFADVVEDNVSYVNAPLLAAERGLEVRLVTDHDSPEHRNLITLRGTLADGVQVSVSGTLVGVRQSERLVEIDGFDVEIELAAHLAFLTYEDRPGAVGQIGRILGDADVNIAGMQVSRDRKGGKALVALSVDSKIEPAVLDDITGAVQAATARTVDLEA
- a CDS encoding class I SAM-dependent methyltransferase, whose translation is MSAPPELPPLVSAALSLSGRRGFVSSTRNETGRLLATLAASKTGLLGELGTGCGVGSAWLRSGAGDRTTIVTAESDPQLAKAVAELFADDERIEVVSADWTALIERGPFALLFVDAREAKLSARDVIADVVEPGGFVVLDDFTPSAVWPPMYEGRVDTLRQEWLMDNRFTTAEVMVAPDAAVLLATRR
- a CDS encoding 3-isopropylmalate dehydrogenase, which translates into the protein MSETKNFTLAVVPGDGIGPEVTTEALKVLDAVAARHGVTFDRTEYGLGAKRWHATGETLPDAELAEIRKHDAILLGAVGDPSVPSGVLERGLLLKLRFTLDHYVNLRPSKIYPSVGSPLANPGTVDFVVVREGTEGPYVGNGGALRVGTPAEIATEVSVNTAYGVERVVRDAFARAQARPRKKLTLVHKNNVLVHAGHLWKRTVDAVATEFPEITVDYLHVDAATIFLVTDPARFDVIVTDNLFGDIITDLAAAISGGIGLAASGNINPDRTAPSMFEPVHGSAPDIAGQQKADPTAAILSAGLLCEHLGLTEAARAIEAAVEADIEERTGSIRSTAEIGDAITKRAAG